In Candidatus Ozemobacteraceae bacterium, the following proteins share a genomic window:
- a CDS encoding flagellar hook-length control protein produces the protein MNIIRYIAALVLVLCSLIAQAQEPAGDGIDPKRQKTRRGLTWVLKKKDGDLSCVGIHDASNAYKGDTPCTASLPILAIKRKKLPKPEKLTIESEYYQWSGGVIALTKPVEGTRLTSLEEAIRIIQAQLGPGWEMAEFHDGWGWNFWAYGDIPPDQHFWVFINDKPANPWNSEPE, from the coding sequence ATGAATATCATTAGATATATTGCGGCGCTCGTTCTCGTTCTCTGCTCGCTGATCGCGCAGGCCCAGGAGCCTGCCGGGGACGGCATCGATCCGAAACGGCAGAAGACCCGGCGGGGATTGACGTGGGTGCTGAAAAAGAAGGACGGCGATCTGTCGTGCGTCGGCATCCACGATGCGTCCAACGCCTACAAGGGCGATACGCCCTGTACTGCTTCTCTCCCCATTCTCGCCATCAAGCGCAAGAAGCTGCCCAAACCCGAGAAGCTGACGATCGAAAGCGAGTATTACCAATGGTCGGGCGGCGTGATCGCCCTGACGAAGCCCGTTGAGGGAACGAGGCTGACGTCTCTCGAGGAAGCCATTCGGATCATCCAGGCCCAGCTCGGGCCGGGCTGGGAAATGGCCGAGTTCCACGACGGCTGGGGCTGGAACTTCTGGGCCTACGGCGACATTCCGCCCGATCAGCATTTCTGGGTCTTCATCAACGACAAACCCGCCAACCCCTGGAACTCAGAGCCGGAATAA